One window of Vibrio sinaloensis genomic DNA carries:
- a CDS encoding D-amino acid dehydrogenase, producing MKVVVLGSGVVGLTSAWYLSQAGCEVTVVDRQSRAAEETSFANAGQISYGYSSPWAAPGIPSKAVKWLFEQYAPLKIKPSLSPELIQWAGKMLLNCNLDKYRINKARMLMVANRSRECLAKLNQQYQLDYQGRSQGTLQIFRNAAQLSAVEKDIQLLEESGTRYQLLDPSQCLEQEPGLANMQGQLAGGLYLPDDQTGDCYLFCQQLQKMAQQAGVKFLFDTHIKQLVTQGNQVIAVDTDQGTIEGDRFVVALGSYSKQLLLPLGIDVPIYPVKGYSLTLPVIDEQQAPSSTIMDETYKVALTRFAQRIRVAGTAELAGFDPSLPDKRLATLNHVVSNLFPNGVDFSQAEYWTGFRPMTPDGTPIIGQTPLNNLYTNTGHGTLGWTMACGSAEILAEIITGSGQTASEELSLTRYLRCA from the coding sequence GTGAAAGTGGTTGTTTTGGGAAGTGGTGTCGTCGGTTTAACCAGCGCATGGTATCTGTCGCAAGCAGGTTGTGAAGTGACGGTTGTTGATAGGCAGTCGAGAGCAGCAGAAGAAACCAGCTTCGCCAATGCCGGTCAGATCTCGTATGGGTACTCATCACCTTGGGCTGCACCTGGTATTCCGAGCAAAGCGGTGAAATGGCTATTTGAGCAATATGCGCCACTCAAGATCAAGCCTTCCCTAAGTCCGGAGTTGATTCAATGGGCAGGGAAGATGTTACTCAACTGTAACCTAGATAAGTATCGGATCAACAAAGCGCGGATGCTGATGGTCGCCAATCGCAGTCGAGAGTGTTTAGCTAAATTAAATCAGCAGTATCAACTCGATTACCAAGGCCGCAGCCAAGGAACCTTGCAGATCTTTCGCAATGCCGCGCAGCTCAGCGCCGTTGAAAAAGACATCCAACTGCTTGAAGAGAGCGGAACACGTTATCAACTGCTAGACCCAAGCCAATGTCTCGAGCAAGAGCCTGGGCTTGCCAATATGCAAGGGCAACTGGCAGGTGGGCTGTATCTGCCAGACGATCAGACCGGTGATTGCTACCTGTTTTGCCAACAGCTGCAAAAGATGGCGCAGCAAGCGGGCGTCAAGTTTCTGTTCGATACCCATATCAAGCAGTTGGTCACCCAAGGGAACCAAGTTATCGCAGTGGACACCGACCAAGGCACGATTGAGGGCGACCGTTTTGTCGTGGCGCTAGGCAGCTATTCCAAACAACTGTTATTGCCACTGGGCATTGATGTTCCTATTTATCCAGTCAAGGGCTATTCATTAACGCTCCCGGTGATTGATGAGCAGCAAGCACCTAGCTCTACCATCATGGATGAAACCTATAAGGTGGCACTGACTCGATTTGCCCAGCGAATTCGAGTGGCCGGCACCGCAGAGCTCGCGGGCTTTGACCCTAGCCTGCCTGACAAACGCTTAGCGACGCTCAACCATGTGGTGAGCAACTTGTTCCCAAATGGGGTCGACTTTTCACAAGCGGAATATTGGACCGGCTTTCGCCCAATGACGCCTGACGGCACGCCGATCATCGGTCAAACGCCACTGAACAATCTTTACACCAATACTGGGCACGGCACTTTAGGCTGGACTATGGCCTGTGGCTCAGCGGAGATATTGGCCGAGATCATCACAGGTAGTGGCCAAACGGCATCTGAGGAGCTCAGTTTGACCCGTTACCTTCGCTGCGCTTAA
- a CDS encoding alanine/glycine:cation symporter family protein, giving the protein MQSFVDFLNGIIWSPVLIYLCLGAGLFYSIMTRFVQIRHFTEMWRLLLSGKSSSKGISSFQALAVSLSGRVGTGNIAGVAAAIGFGGPGAVFWMWVVAFFGAATAYAESTLAQIYKEEDNGEFRGGPAYYIEKAMGQKWYAWIFAIATIFACGFLLPGVQSNSIGNAVEAAFGSGAMIETAMGTFSFAKILTGTIISVILAFIIFGGVKRIANFTQIVVPFMALAYIITAFIIILLNIGEVPRVFAMIVGDAFTPMAGVGAAIGWGVKRGVYSNEAGQGTGPHAAAAASVDHPAQQGLVQSFSIYIDTLLVCSATAFMIIITGAYNVHGAEGFLVQNLSADIAANGPVFTQMAIESALPGIGKPFIAIALFFFAFTTILAYYYIAETNVAYIRRTIKVNGVMFLLKVALIAVVFYGTVKTANLAWAMGDVGVGLMAWLNIVGILIIFFMSKPALKALKDYEEQQRQGVEEYTFNPVKLGIKGADYWEDKYRRKTGKEPQAEAADTKPVEQPST; this is encoded by the coding sequence ATGCAGTCATTTGTTGATTTTCTGAATGGAATCATCTGGAGTCCGGTACTGATTTATCTGTGCCTGGGTGCTGGTTTGTTCTACTCAATCATGACTCGTTTCGTGCAAATTCGTCACTTTACTGAGATGTGGCGTCTGCTACTTTCAGGCAAAAGTTCATCGAAAGGCATTTCATCATTTCAGGCATTAGCCGTTTCGTTATCAGGCCGTGTCGGTACAGGTAACATTGCGGGTGTGGCAGCGGCGATCGGTTTCGGTGGTCCTGGCGCGGTATTCTGGATGTGGGTAGTGGCCTTTTTTGGCGCCGCAACGGCATACGCCGAATCGACGCTGGCACAAATCTATAAAGAAGAAGACAACGGCGAGTTCCGTGGTGGTCCTGCTTACTATATTGAAAAAGCGATGGGGCAAAAGTGGTACGCGTGGATCTTTGCTATCGCTACTATCTTTGCTTGTGGTTTCCTACTTCCTGGTGTGCAATCAAACAGCATCGGTAACGCCGTTGAAGCAGCGTTTGGCTCTGGCGCAATGATTGAAACCGCCATGGGCACCTTTAGCTTTGCTAAAATCCTGACGGGTACCATCATCTCTGTGATCTTAGCGTTCATCATCTTTGGTGGTGTAAAACGTATTGCTAACTTCACCCAAATTGTAGTGCCATTTATGGCGTTGGCTTACATCATCACCGCATTTATCATCATCCTACTTAACATCGGTGAAGTGCCTCGTGTATTTGCGATGATTGTTGGCGATGCATTCACTCCTATGGCGGGTGTCGGTGCGGCCATCGGTTGGGGTGTAAAACGTGGTGTTTACTCGAACGAAGCAGGTCAAGGTACGGGTCCACACGCCGCTGCTGCAGCCAGTGTCGATCACCCAGCGCAGCAAGGTCTGGTTCAGTCTTTCTCGATTTACATCGATACACTACTGGTGTGTTCTGCAACGGCGTTTATGATCATCATCACTGGTGCATACAACGTTCACGGCGCTGAAGGTTTCCTAGTACAGAATCTCAGTGCAGACATCGCGGCTAACGGCCCTGTATTTACCCAAATGGCGATTGAAAGTGCGCTACCAGGTATCGGTAAACCGTTCATCGCGATCGCACTGTTCTTCTTTGCCTTTACCACCATCCTGGCTTACTACTACATCGCTGAAACCAATGTGGCTTACATTCGTCGTACCATCAAAGTGAATGGCGTTATGTTCTTGCTTAAGGTCGCGCTGATTGCTGTCGTATTCTACGGCACGGTTAAAACGGCCAACCTAGCTTGGGCAATGGGTGATGTGGGTGTTGGTCTAATGGCATGGCTAAACATTGTCGGCATTCTGATCATCTTCTTTATGTCTAAGCCCGCTCTGAAAGCGTTAAAAGACTACGAAGAGCAGCAGCGACAAGGTGTGGAAGAGTACACCTTCAACCCGGTCAAGTTGGGCATCAAAGGCGCTGACTACTGGGAAGATAAGTACCGCCGCAAAACAGGTAAAGAGCCTCAAGCTGAAGCGGCAGATACTAAACCTGTCGAGCAGCCATCAACCTAA
- a CDS encoding sensor domain-containing diguanylate cyclase, with amino-acid sequence MSYLKLLTAHREVNKLLAKLALGMGKEELNHRVVDLSESWFGERRASILRLDNQDKRLYLEYAPNLPEFYNQAIEGVSIGPNVGSCGAAAYRKSTVVVDNINQHINWAPFTSLTQQANLHACWSVPILSSKKSAMGTFAIYSHEPSTPEAHELEVLEMLASLYAVAWEKYELEHQLHYHARYDSLTRCLNRRALLQRARDCLNTDLDYVACFFADIDQFKQINDHYGHEVGDKVLAQVGECFNQIFTACSLNGRYGGDEFVTFAFANDLQAFEEVEQKFNQQIEQLAVVDGLTVRVSLGKAVAKVFEVASLQQLIKQADQAMYQIKHANRCDQDHGNSAAMR; translated from the coding sequence ATGAGTTACTTGAAGCTTCTCACTGCTCACAGAGAAGTCAATAAGTTGCTCGCCAAGCTAGCACTAGGAATGGGAAAGGAAGAGCTCAATCATAGAGTCGTAGACCTTTCTGAAAGCTGGTTTGGCGAACGACGAGCGTCTATCTTGCGCTTAGATAACCAAGATAAGCGTCTTTATTTAGAGTACGCCCCCAACCTACCTGAGTTCTACAACCAAGCGATCGAAGGAGTAAGCATTGGCCCAAATGTTGGATCGTGTGGGGCGGCTGCCTATCGTAAATCCACAGTGGTGGTCGACAATATTAACCAGCACATCAATTGGGCGCCTTTTACTTCACTGACCCAACAAGCCAATTTACATGCCTGCTGGTCTGTGCCGATTCTGTCAAGCAAGAAATCCGCTATGGGCACTTTTGCTATCTACAGCCATGAACCTTCGACTCCCGAAGCGCATGAACTGGAGGTGCTGGAGATGTTGGCTTCGTTATATGCGGTGGCATGGGAGAAATATGAGTTAGAACATCAACTTCATTATCATGCTCGCTATGACTCTTTGACTCGTTGCCTTAATCGACGAGCATTATTGCAACGAGCACGTGATTGCTTGAACACTGATCTCGACTATGTCGCCTGCTTTTTTGCCGACATCGATCAGTTTAAACAGATCAACGATCATTACGGTCATGAGGTTGGAGACAAAGTATTAGCTCAAGTTGGTGAGTGCTTTAATCAGATCTTTACTGCCTGCAGTTTAAATGGTCGTTATGGCGGCGATGAGTTCGTCACTTTTGCGTTTGCTAATGACTTACAAGCCTTTGAGGAAGTTGAGCAGAAGTTTAATCAACAAATTGAACAGTTGGCGGTTGTTGATGGTTTGACTGTGCGGGTAAGTTTGGGTAAAGCCGTTGCTAAAGTGTTTGAGGTTGCTTCTTTGCAGCAGCTCATCAAGCAAGCAGACCAAGCCATGTATCAAATAAAGCACGCGAACCGATGTGATCAAGATCATGGTAACAGCGCTGCAATGCGCTAA
- a CDS encoding zinc ribbon domain-containing protein, whose amino-acid sequence MNENQCPSCHQELEWTGQYHCNQCQSNFDKVGFCPDCAAQLEKLQACGAANYFCNSCNELKSKSRVKFQFHAKD is encoded by the coding sequence ATGAATGAGAACCAGTGTCCAAGTTGTCACCAAGAGCTAGAATGGACAGGCCAATATCACTGCAATCAGTGTCAATCTAATTTCGATAAGGTCGGTTTTTGCCCTGATTGCGCGGCGCAATTGGAGAAGCTGCAAGCGTGTGGTGCGGCGAACTATTTTTGTAATAGTTGTAACGAGTTAAAATCTAAGTCTCGAGTAAAGTTCCAGTTCCACGCCAAAGACTAA
- the guaA gene encoding glutamine-hydrolyzing GMP synthase → MTKNIHDQRILILDFGSQYTQLVARRVREIGVYCELWSWDVEEADIREFNPDGIILSGGPESVTEDNSPRAPQYVFDSGVPVLGVCYGMQTMAEQLGGKVAGSNEREFGYAQVKVSGESALFKDLEATQDVWMSHGDKVVEIPADFVKVGETDTCPYAAMANEEKKYYGVQFHPEVTHTKQGLQMLENFVLGVCGCERLWTSESIIEDAVARIKEQVGDDEVILGLSGGVDSSVVAMLVHRAIGDKLTCVFVDNGLLRLNEGEQVMEMFGDKFGLNIIKVDAEERFLAALEGKSDPEEKRKTIGHVFVDVFDEESKKLKNAKWLAQGTIYPDVIESAASKTGKAHVIKSHHNVGGLPDDMEMGLVEPLRELFKDEVRKIGLELGLPYNMLYRHPFPGPGLGVRVLGEIKKEYCDLLRRADAIFIEELHNADLYHKVSQAFTVFLPVRSVGVMGDGRKYDWVVSLRAVETIDFMTAHWAHLPYDFLGKVSNRIINEVDGISRVVYDISGKPPATIEWE, encoded by the coding sequence ATGACTAAAAATATCCATGACCAACGTATTCTGATCTTGGACTTCGGTTCTCAGTACACTCAACTTGTGGCTCGCCGCGTTCGTGAAATCGGCGTTTACTGTGAACTCTGGAGCTGGGATGTAGAAGAAGCGGATATTCGTGAATTCAATCCAGATGGCATCATTCTATCTGGTGGTCCTGAAAGTGTGACAGAAGACAACTCTCCTCGCGCTCCTCAATATGTATTTGACTCTGGTGTGCCAGTACTTGGCGTATGTTACGGAATGCAAACTATGGCTGAGCAGCTAGGCGGCAAGGTTGCAGGTTCGAACGAGCGTGAGTTTGGCTATGCGCAAGTAAAAGTATCCGGTGAGTCGGCGCTATTTAAAGATCTTGAAGCCACGCAAGACGTATGGATGAGCCACGGCGATAAAGTGGTCGAAATTCCAGCGGACTTCGTTAAAGTTGGCGAAACCGACACTTGCCCATACGCGGCAATGGCCAACGAAGAGAAAAAATACTACGGCGTTCAGTTTCACCCAGAAGTGACGCACACCAAACAAGGCCTACAAATGCTAGAGAACTTTGTTCTTGGCGTATGTGGTTGTGAGCGTCTTTGGACATCTGAGTCTATCATCGAAGACGCGGTGGCTCGCATTAAAGAGCAAGTGGGTGACGATGAAGTGATCCTAGGTCTATCAGGTGGTGTCGATTCATCGGTTGTGGCTATGCTGGTTCATCGTGCCATCGGCGATAAGCTGACCTGTGTGTTCGTTGATAACGGCTTGCTTCGTTTGAACGAAGGCGAGCAAGTGATGGAGATGTTCGGCGATAAGTTCGGTCTCAACATCATCAAAGTGGATGCGGAAGAGCGTTTCCTTGCAGCGCTGGAAGGTAAGTCAGATCCAGAAGAGAAGCGTAAAACCATTGGTCACGTATTCGTTGATGTATTTGACGAAGAGTCGAAGAAGCTGAAAAACGCCAAGTGGCTTGCTCAAGGTACGATTTACCCAGACGTTATCGAATCTGCGGCGTCTAAAACCGGCAAAGCGCACGTGATTAAATCACACCATAACGTGGGTGGTTTGCCAGACGATATGGAAATGGGCCTAGTTGAGCCACTACGTGAGCTGTTCAAAGACGAGGTGCGCAAGATTGGTCTAGAGCTTGGTTTGCCTTACAACATGCTTTACCGTCACCCATTCCCGGGTCCTGGTCTAGGTGTTCGCGTTCTTGGTGAAATTAAGAAAGAGTACTGTGATTTGCTGCGTCGTGCGGATGCTATCTTTATCGAAGAGCTGCATAACGCGGATCTCTACCATAAAGTATCGCAAGCGTTCACTGTGTTCCTACCGGTGCGCTCTGTTGGTGTCATGGGCGATGGCCGTAAGTACGATTGGGTGGTGTCGCTGCGTGCAGTGGAAACTATTGACTTTATGACTGCGCACTGGGCTCACCTGCCATACGATTTCCTAGGTAAGGTTTCTAACCGCATTATCAACGAAGTTGACGGTATTTCGCGCGTCGTTTACGACATTTCTGGTAAGCCACCAGCAACCATCGAATGGGAATAA
- a CDS encoding chitinase, producing MNKTSYLTALTILAAAPTWATMNIQPDPDNPTGYVIARADIEAVEQQKTANPMYQIWSQALRTAPNSVVEAIDAGLATNPDNVKRAERVFPRQEWDFLTHMAAPEYTYTRFLRAIGKFPAFCAEYTDGRDSDAICKRSIVTAFAHFAQETGGHIAKDNISDNPLALEEWQQALVHVREMGWSEGQEGYTTGCGQNDWQNQKWPCAAGQGYFGRGAKQLSYHFNYGAFSEAMFDGDASVLLNNPGLVADSWLNLASAIWFFLTPQAPKPAMLHVIDKTWTPSQREIDAGIGYGFGTTINIINGGIECGEQNKDKGQPVNRIRYWQGLSDHYQIPLEADEKDTCWQQTPYGSLNLNGATDVLYTNWDGNWKYYADRPGGYSFECELVGFQTAYSALVAGDYEKCVTNFYGSHASWPEVRIVEELGPVDPGTGPGNDTDWDANKVYTGGEEVTHQGATYRAKWWTQGDDPSLGGPWELIAGTPTEPQPSPEPAPTPEPTPEPEPEPEPEPTPEPAPEPAPTPSTFIEWQPGSTQVADGDKVTYLGKCFMAKNGPGVWESPIQSNWFWDQISCQ from the coding sequence ATGAACAAAACCTCCTACCTAACTGCACTCACGATACTCGCCGCTGCGCCGACATGGGCGACAATGAACATTCAGCCCGATCCTGACAACCCGACCGGCTACGTGATTGCACGTGCTGATATCGAAGCCGTCGAGCAACAGAAAACGGCTAACCCCATGTACCAAATTTGGTCTCAAGCGCTGCGCACTGCACCGAACAGTGTGGTAGAGGCGATTGATGCGGGATTGGCGACCAACCCAGACAACGTCAAACGAGCTGAGCGCGTGTTTCCCCGCCAAGAGTGGGATTTTCTCACCCACATGGCGGCACCTGAGTACACCTACACACGTTTTTTACGCGCAATCGGTAAGTTTCCCGCCTTTTGTGCGGAATACACCGATGGGCGAGACTCAGACGCTATTTGTAAGCGCTCGATCGTAACTGCCTTTGCTCATTTTGCCCAAGAAACGGGCGGTCATATTGCCAAAGACAATATCTCCGACAACCCTCTGGCGCTAGAAGAGTGGCAACAAGCACTGGTCCATGTTCGAGAAATGGGCTGGTCTGAAGGCCAAGAGGGGTACACCACAGGATGTGGTCAGAACGATTGGCAAAACCAGAAGTGGCCATGTGCCGCTGGTCAAGGTTACTTTGGACGTGGCGCCAAGCAGCTTTCTTACCACTTTAACTATGGCGCTTTCTCTGAGGCGATGTTCGATGGCGATGCGTCGGTGTTGCTCAATAATCCGGGGCTGGTGGCGGACTCGTGGTTGAACCTTGCCTCGGCGATTTGGTTTTTCCTAACTCCACAAGCGCCAAAGCCGGCCATGTTGCATGTGATCGATAAAACCTGGACCCCTTCACAGCGCGAAATCGACGCTGGGATTGGCTATGGCTTTGGCACCACCATCAATATCATCAATGGTGGTATTGAGTGTGGTGAGCAAAATAAAGATAAAGGCCAACCCGTCAATCGCATTCGTTACTGGCAAGGATTATCAGACCATTATCAAATCCCGCTAGAGGCTGACGAAAAGGATACTTGTTGGCAACAAACCCCTTATGGCAGCTTAAACTTGAACGGTGCAACCGATGTGCTTTATACCAACTGGGATGGCAACTGGAAATACTATGCGGACCGTCCGGGTGGTTACTCTTTTGAGTGTGAGTTAGTTGGCTTTCAAACCGCTTACTCGGCACTTGTGGCTGGAGACTACGAAAAGTGTGTCACTAACTTTTACGGATCGCATGCTAGCTGGCCCGAAGTCCGAATCGTGGAAGAGTTAGGACCTGTTGATCCAGGAACCGGCCCCGGAAATGACACTGATTGGGATGCAAACAAAGTCTACACCGGTGGCGAAGAGGTCACCCATCAAGGGGCGACTTACCGTGCTAAATGGTGGACCCAGGGCGATGACCCTAGCTTAGGTGGGCCTTGGGAGTTGATCGCAGGGACGCCAACGGAACCACAGCCGTCTCCAGAGCCAGCACCAACACCAGAACCTACGCCTGAGCCGGAACCAGAGCCGGAACCAGAGCCGACACCAGAGCCTGCGCCAGAGCCTGCGCCAACGCCTTCCACCTTCATCGAGTGGCAACCGGGTTCAACACAAGTGGCCGATGGCGACAAAGTCACTTATCTAGGCAAGTGTTTTATGGCCAAAAATGGCCCTGGGGTATGGGAGTCTCCCATTCAATCAAACTGGTTCTGGGATCAGATTTCGTGTCAATAA
- a CDS encoding acetate uptake transporter encodes MSTKLANPAPLGLMGFGMTTILLNIHNAGFFPIDSMILAMGIFYGGLSQVLVGMMCFKRGDTFGTTAFTSYGLFWLTLVGLIVMPYMGLPASPASFMGWYLLLWGVFTGFMFIGSLCYPVAKQVVFGSLTILFFLLAARDFTGSELIGTIAGFEGIFCGASAIYFAMAQVLNNEYGRTILPIGDNKSEQQVELEQVAA; translated from the coding sequence ATGTCAACAAAACTGGCCAACCCAGCGCCACTCGGACTGATGGGATTTGGGATGACAACGATTCTGCTCAATATTCACAATGCAGGCTTTTTCCCTATTGATTCTATGATTCTGGCGATGGGGATCTTCTATGGTGGTCTGAGCCAAGTATTGGTCGGCATGATGTGCTTTAAACGTGGCGATACTTTTGGTACCACGGCATTTACATCTTACGGCTTGTTCTGGTTGACGTTAGTCGGCCTTATCGTAATGCCTTACATGGGGTTACCTGCGAGCCCAGCAAGCTTTATGGGATGGTACTTGCTGTTATGGGGCGTGTTCACCGGCTTTATGTTTATTGGCTCACTTTGCTATCCGGTAGCCAAACAAGTGGTATTTGGCTCGTTGACGATTCTGTTCTTTTTGCTAGCTGCTCGTGATTTTACCGGCAGTGAGTTGATCGGTACGATTGCCGGTTTTGAGGGTATTTTCTGTGGTGCGAGTGCCATCTACTTTGCCATGGCACAAGTGCTCAATAACGAGTACGGCCGCACCATTTTACCTATTGGTGACAACAAGTCAGAGCAACAGGTTGAGCTTGAGCAGGTTGCGGCATAA
- the guaB gene encoding IMP dehydrogenase produces MLRIAKEALTFDDVLLVPAHSTVLPNTADLRTQLTKNISLNIPMISASMDTVTEARLAIALAQEGGIGFIHKNMSIEQQAAEVEKVKKFEAGVVTDPVTVNPNASIADVVALTDKHGFAGFPVVTDNNELVGIITGRDVRFVTDLSKKVEAVMTPKSRLAAVKEGATREEVQEKMHEARVEKVLVVNDEFQLTGMITAKDFHKAERKPNACKDARGRLRVGAAVGAGAGNEERVDALVKAGVDVLLIDSSHGHSEGVLQRIRETRAAYPNLDIIGGNVATGAGAKALIEAGVSAVKVGIGPGSICTTRIVTGVGVPQITAIADAAEVANEYGIPVIADGGIRFSGDICKAIVAGASCVMVGSMFAGTEEAPGEVILYNGRSYKAYRGMGSLGAMSQGSSDRYFQTDNAADKLVPEGIEGRIAYKGRLKEIVHQQMGGLRSSMGLTGSATIEDMRTKAEFVRISGAGMQESHVHDVQITKEAPNYRLGN; encoded by the coding sequence ATGCTAAGAATTGCCAAAGAAGCGCTGACATTCGATGACGTACTCCTTGTGCCAGCACACTCCACCGTTCTCCCAAACACAGCTGATCTTCGCACTCAGCTAACCAAGAACATTAGCTTAAACATCCCTATGATTTCGGCGTCGATGGACACCGTAACCGAAGCGCGTCTAGCCATTGCGCTAGCGCAAGAGGGTGGCATTGGCTTTATCCACAAAAATATGTCGATTGAACAGCAAGCGGCAGAAGTTGAAAAAGTGAAGAAGTTCGAAGCGGGTGTGGTCACTGACCCTGTTACCGTTAACCCGAACGCATCGATTGCTGATGTTGTGGCTCTCACTGATAAACACGGCTTTGCTGGCTTCCCTGTCGTTACTGACAACAATGAGTTGGTTGGTATCATCACTGGCCGTGACGTTCGTTTTGTCACTGACTTATCTAAGAAAGTAGAAGCAGTGATGACGCCAAAATCACGCCTTGCTGCAGTAAAAGAGGGCGCGACTCGCGAAGAAGTGCAAGAGAAAATGCATGAAGCGCGTGTTGAAAAAGTGCTGGTGGTTAACGATGAGTTCCAACTGACCGGTATGATCACTGCCAAAGACTTCCACAAAGCAGAACGTAAACCTAACGCATGTAAAGATGCCCGTGGCCGCCTACGTGTTGGTGCCGCCGTCGGTGCTGGCGCAGGTAACGAAGAGCGTGTTGATGCATTGGTTAAAGCAGGCGTTGACGTACTGCTTATCGACTCGTCACACGGCCATTCGGAAGGCGTACTGCAACGTATTCGCGAAACCCGCGCAGCTTACCCTAATCTTGATATTATCGGCGGTAACGTTGCCACTGGTGCGGGCGCTAAAGCGCTGATCGAGGCTGGCGTAAGCGCAGTGAAAGTGGGCATCGGTCCAGGTTCAATCTGTACCACTCGTATTGTAACGGGTGTGGGTGTTCCACAAATTACTGCCATTGCTGACGCGGCGGAGGTGGCTAATGAGTACGGTATCCCCGTGATTGCCGACGGTGGTATCCGCTTCTCGGGCGATATCTGTAAAGCGATTGTGGCTGGTGCGTCTTGTGTGATGGTTGGCTCTATGTTCGCAGGTACCGAAGAAGCGCCAGGCGAAGTGATTCTATACAACGGCCGCTCTTACAAAGCATACCGTGGTATGGGTTCACTAGGCGCAATGTCTCAAGGTTCATCTGACCGTTACTTCCAAACTGATAACGCAGCAGACAAGCTTGTCCCTGAAGGTATCGAAGGCCGTATTGCATACAAAGGTCGCCTGAAGGAAATCGTTCATCAGCAAATGGGTGGTCTACGTTCAAGCATGGGCTTAACCGGCAGCGCAACGATTGAAGATATGCGCACCAAAGCTGAGTTTGTTCGCATCTCTGGTGCTGGCATGCAAGAGTCACATGTACACGACGTACAGATTACTAAGGAAGCGCCAAACTACCGTTTGGGTAACTAA
- the xseA gene encoding exodeoxyribonuclease VII large subunit → MSSLTNPNIFTVSRLNAEVRLLLENEMGIVWLIGEISNFSAPVSGHWYLTLKDSRAQVKCAMFRGNNRRVTFKPQNGQQVLVKARLSLYEPRGDYQLIIESMQPEGDGRLQQQFEELKMKLAAEGLFAQTSKRALPEHPQCVGIVTSKTGAALFDILDVLKRRDPSLPVVIYPTMVQGEEAAIQIAQAIGRANSRNECDVLIVGRGGGSLEDLWCFNNEVLARTIAASQIPIISAVGHEVDVTIADFVADMRAPTPSAAAELVSRDNSHKDQALNSRQHKLASAMRYYLSEQRQQATVLLHRLERQHPNNQLQRQSQQLDELSARLQRAISKRIDVQQQKLQQQQHKIALHSPIKRLANQQASLQRLEQKLLDAMDRKLLNARHQLALAAEKLDTVSPLATLKRGYSITQTAHGRVITQATDVKTGDTLVTRLSDGEVRSTVN, encoded by the coding sequence GTGTCTTCTCTGACCAATCCGAACATCTTCACTGTTTCTCGTCTCAATGCTGAAGTCCGTCTGTTACTCGAAAATGAAATGGGCATCGTTTGGTTAATCGGCGAAATCTCTAACTTCTCTGCGCCTGTTTCTGGCCACTGGTACCTAACGCTTAAAGACTCTCGTGCTCAGGTCAAATGTGCCATGTTTCGTGGCAATAATCGTCGCGTCACTTTCAAACCTCAAAATGGTCAACAAGTCCTGGTCAAAGCCCGTTTGTCACTGTACGAGCCGCGTGGCGACTATCAGTTGATCATCGAGTCGATGCAACCAGAGGGCGATGGTCGATTACAACAGCAGTTCGAAGAGCTGAAAATGAAGCTCGCAGCAGAGGGGCTGTTTGCTCAAACCAGCAAGCGTGCACTTCCGGAGCATCCGCAATGCGTGGGTATTGTGACCTCAAAAACCGGCGCTGCGCTGTTCGATATTTTGGATGTCCTCAAGCGTCGCGATCCATCGCTACCGGTGGTGATCTACCCCACTATGGTTCAAGGCGAAGAGGCCGCCATTCAAATTGCCCAAGCGATAGGCCGAGCGAACAGTCGTAATGAATGTGATGTGCTGATTGTTGGCCGTGGCGGTGGTTCGTTAGAAGATTTGTGGTGCTTTAACAACGAGGTACTCGCTCGCACCATCGCCGCCAGCCAGATCCCCATCATTAGTGCAGTTGGCCACGAAGTGGATGTGACGATTGCTGATTTCGTTGCGGATATGCGCGCACCTACCCCATCAGCGGCCGCGGAGTTGGTCAGCCGAGACAATAGCCACAAAGATCAAGCGCTGAACTCTCGCCAGCATAAATTAGCCAGTGCTATGCGCTACTATTTGAGCGAACAGAGACAGCAAGCCACCGTGTTGCTGCATCGTCTAGAGCGTCAGCATCCCAATAATCAGCTCCAGCGTCAAAGCCAACAACTGGATGAGTTGAGTGCACGTCTGCAGCGAGCTATCAGCAAACGGATTGATGTCCAGCAGCAAAAGCTGCAACAGCAACAGCATAAAATCGCGCTGCACTCGCCAATCAAACGTCTCGCCAACCAACAGGCCAGTCTGCAACGGTTAGAGCAGAAACTGTTAGATGCCATGGACCGTAAGCTACTCAATGCACGCCACCAATTGGCACTTGCCGCAGAAAAACTCGACACCGTGAGCCCTCTTGCCACACTTAAGCGTGGTTACTCCATCACTCAAACAGCGCATGGTCGCGTGATTACCCAAGCGACAGACGTCAAAACGGGCGACACTTTGGTCACCCGTTTATCTGACGGCGAAGTCCGCTCGACCGTCAATTAG